The Lysobacter gummosus sequence CGGCGCGAAGGGCTTCTTCGTCTTCAGCCTGGACCGCGAAGACGGCGACGATGCACTGACCCATGGCCGCATGTTCGCGCCGGCAATCGGCATCGCCGAAGACCCGGTCACCGGCAACGCCAACGGGCCGCTCGGCGCCTACCTTGTCAAGCACGGCCTGCTGGAGGCCCGCGACGGCGTCGCACGGTTCCGCGCACGCCAGCGAGCCGGCAACGGCCGCGCCGGCCACATGGACGTGACTGTCCGGGTCGAAGCCGGCGAACCCAGCGGCGTGCGCATCGAGGGCGACGCGGTGACCTGTTTCCAGGCAACGTTGCCGCGCGCGTTCTGACGGCTGTGGGTCGAGTCTTGACATACTGCCGATAGTCGCTACTTCCTTTGCCGGGATGCGATCCACAGCGATCGGCGAGAGTTCTCGAACGTCTACCTGGGAGTGCGAACCATGCAGGGAAAGCTACTGGCGGGCCTGATGATCGCGGCGATAGCCGGGTCGGCGGCAGCGCAGCCGACGTCAGATACGGCCAAATCCTCGCCGACGCCTGCGAGCGTCGCGGACGCTCCTTCGGCCATCGTCGATATGGATGCGATCACGGTGACCGGCGTACAGCCGGGCCCGGGGCTGTGGAAGTTCCACAAGGGCGATCGGGTTCTGTGGATCCTCGGCACGCTGTCGCCGCTGCCCAAGAACATCACCTGGGTGTCCGACGATGTGAATGCAGCAATAGCGGCGTCGGGCGTTGCCTTGCAGGGCCCCGGCCTGGCCGTCACCGCCGACATCGGGTTGTTCGGCCGGCTGTCGCTGCTGCCTTCGCTGTTCAAACTGCGGAAAAATCCTAACGGGACCAAGCTTCAGGAAGCACTGCCACCGGATTTGTATGCGCGCTGGCAGGCGCTGAAAGTGAAGTACATCGGCAAGGATCGGACCAGCGAGAACTGGCGCCCTGTGTTCGCGGCAAACGAGCTCTATCAGGCCGCATTGGAGAAAAACGGCTTGGCCGAGTCCGGCGTTATCGGGCCTGTGCTGGACAAAGCCGTCAAAGCTGCGGGCATCGAGAAGCAATCCACGACCTTTACGATCAAGATCGATGATCCGAAGCAAACCTTGAAAGACTTCAACGCATCCACGCTCGACGACGTGCAGTGCTTCTGCAAGACCCTCGACAGGCTCGAGACCGATCTGGCGGTCATGAAGACTCGCGCCAATGCTTGGGCGGGCGGCGATATCGATACTCTGCGCACATTGCCTTACGACGACCAAGGCCTGGCTTGCCTGAGCGCGCTGACCGACTCGGGCTTCACGCAAA is a genomic window containing:
- a CDS encoding TraB/GumN family protein; its protein translation is MQGKLLAGLMIAAIAGSAAAQPTSDTAKSSPTPASVADAPSAIVDMDAITVTGVQPGPGLWKFHKGDRVLWILGTLSPLPKNITWVSDDVNAAIAASGVALQGPGLAVTADIGLFGRLSLLPSLFKLRKNPNGTKLQEALPPDLYARWQALKVKYIGKDRTSENWRPVFAANELYQAALEKNGLAESGVIGPVLDKAVKAAGIEKQSTTFTIKIDDPKQTLKDFNASTLDDVQCFCKTLDRLETDLAVMKTRANAWAGGDIDTLRTLPYDDQGLACLSALTDSGFTQKLGIENIQAEMARQWYRTVDDALQEHKVVFAAVPISQLLKSDGVVAKLQAKGYEVESP